One Arthrobacter sp. FW306-07-I genomic window carries:
- the pafA gene encoding Pup--protein ligase, whose protein sequence is MDKRIFGIETEFGISYSSPDSRPLAPEEVARYLFRKVVSWGRSSNVFLTNGSRLYLDVGSHPEYATAECDDLAQLIAHDRAGELILDDLVDEAQARLAAEGFNGTVYLFKNNTDSAGNSYGSHENYLIPRRGEFSRLAEILIPFLVTRQLIAGAGKILKTPHGATYAFSQRADHIWEGVSSATTRSRPIINTRDEPHADAEFYRRLHVIVGDSNMSEATALMKIGTVDLVLRMIEAGVIMRDMRMENPIRSIREISHDLSGRALVRLANGRQLTALEIQQEYLTKVTAFVKEHGAHNQHVPVILDLWERTLNAIESGDTRGIDTEIDWAIKKKLMDNYRERHGLGLEAPRIAQLDLTYHDISRSRGLFYLLQSRGAVRRIVDDTVIKSAVDAPPQTTRAKLRGDFVRRAQELGRDYTVDWVHLKLNDRAHQTILCKDPFRSVDERVDTLLDSMG, encoded by the coding sequence ATGGACAAGAGAATCTTCGGCATCGAAACCGAGTTCGGGATCTCTTATTCGAGCCCGGACTCCAGGCCTCTTGCTCCCGAGGAGGTGGCCCGGTACCTCTTCCGCAAGGTGGTCAGCTGGGGGCGTTCGTCGAACGTGTTCCTTACCAACGGTTCCCGGCTGTACCTCGATGTGGGGTCCCATCCCGAGTACGCCACGGCAGAATGCGACGACCTTGCCCAGCTGATCGCCCATGACCGTGCCGGTGAACTGATCCTTGACGACCTGGTGGACGAGGCCCAGGCGCGTCTGGCTGCTGAAGGGTTCAACGGCACCGTGTACCTGTTCAAGAACAACACGGACTCCGCCGGCAACTCTTACGGCAGCCACGAGAACTACCTCATTCCGCGGCGCGGCGAGTTTTCCCGTCTGGCCGAGATCCTGATTCCGTTCCTCGTCACCCGCCAGCTCATCGCCGGGGCCGGCAAGATCCTGAAGACTCCCCACGGGGCCACCTACGCCTTTTCCCAGCGCGCCGACCACATCTGGGAGGGCGTCTCCTCCGCCACCACCCGGTCCCGCCCCATTATCAACACCAGGGACGAGCCGCACGCAGATGCCGAGTTCTACCGGCGACTGCACGTCATCGTCGGTGACTCCAACATGTCCGAGGCGACGGCACTGATGAAGATCGGCACCGTGGACCTGGTTCTTCGGATGATCGAGGCGGGCGTGATCATGCGCGACATGCGGATGGAAAATCCCATCCGCAGCATCCGGGAAATCTCCCACGACCTCAGCGGCCGCGCCCTGGTCCGCCTGGCCAACGGCCGCCAGCTCACAGCCCTTGAGATCCAGCAGGAATACCTGACCAAGGTCACGGCCTTCGTGAAGGAGCACGGCGCCCACAACCAGCACGTTCCGGTGATCCTGGACCTGTGGGAACGCACGCTGAACGCCATCGAATCGGGTGATACCAGGGGCATCGATACGGAAATCGACTGGGCCATCAAGAAGAAGCTAATGGACAATTACCGCGAACGGCACGGGCTTGGGTTGGAGGCTCCCCGGATCGCCCAACTCGACCTGACGTACCATGACATTTCCCGCAGCCGTGGACTCTTCTACCTGCTCCAGTCCCGTGGCGCGGTGCGCCGGATCGTTGACGATACGGTGATCAAGAGTGCCGTGGACGCACCCCCGCAAACCACCCGGGCCAAGCTCCGGGGGGACTTTGTCCGCCGGGCACAGGAACTCGGGCGCGACTACACGGTTGACTGGGTGCACCTGAAGCTGAACGACCGCGCCCACCAGACAATCCTGTGCAAGGATCCCTTCCGCAGCGTCGATGAGCGCGTGGATACGCTGCTCGACTCCATGGGTTGA
- a CDS encoding FKBP-type peptidyl-prolyl cis-trans isomerase, with product MRRLLAILLPGLLLLTACGGTASQPEPSSQSAGETAKFDSIKLTDNGDKKAPGVEFDKPLTVTQPTIKVVSEGSGATVKANQIAKISVLALNGTDGSQLEDTFPNEPENLELNDELKTNSAVIYNAFVGAKVGSSLALAVPGKQSAPSSSAGPSDSASPGASPSAASDPTQLLIIKVLSASDPTPVLDKPQGETVSPQAGLPTVTEKDGVPEINVAGAPAPTSLVSQDLIKGTGATVKETDTLTVNYVGVNLSDGTKFDSSFDRGQPATFPLSGVIKGWTQGLTGKTVGSRVLLVIPKDLAYGDAGQGQAKGDLVFVVDILGVK from the coding sequence GTGCGCCGACTACTAGCAATCCTCCTCCCCGGCCTGCTGCTCCTGACCGCCTGCGGAGGTACAGCCTCCCAGCCCGAACCAAGCAGCCAGTCCGCCGGGGAGACTGCAAAGTTCGACTCCATCAAGCTGACCGACAACGGAGACAAGAAGGCCCCGGGGGTGGAGTTCGACAAGCCTCTGACCGTCACCCAGCCCACCATCAAAGTCGTTTCCGAAGGCAGCGGCGCCACCGTGAAGGCCAACCAGATCGCCAAAATCTCCGTCCTGGCCTTGAACGGCACGGATGGGTCCCAGCTGGAGGATACATTCCCCAACGAGCCTGAAAACCTGGAGCTGAACGATGAGCTCAAGACCAACAGCGCCGTCATCTATAACGCTTTCGTCGGCGCGAAGGTGGGGTCAAGCCTTGCCCTGGCCGTCCCCGGCAAGCAGAGTGCACCGTCGTCAAGTGCCGGCCCGTCCGACAGCGCCAGTCCCGGCGCAAGCCCCAGCGCAGCTTCCGATCCCACTCAGCTGCTGATCATCAAGGTTCTTTCCGCCTCAGACCCCACTCCTGTCCTGGACAAGCCCCAGGGTGAAACGGTGTCGCCCCAGGCCGGGCTGCCCACGGTGACCGAAAAGGACGGCGTACCGGAAATCAATGTAGCCGGAGCACCGGCCCCCACTTCCCTTGTGTCGCAGGACCTGATCAAGGGAACCGGCGCCACGGTCAAGGAAACCGACACACTGACCGTGAACTACGTCGGCGTCAACCTCAGCGACGGCACCAAGTTCGATTCCAGTTTCGACCGCGGACAGCCGGCCACCTTCCCGCTCTCAGGCGTCATCAAGGGCTGGACCCAGGGCCTTACCGGTAAAACCGTAGGCTCCCGCGTCCTGCTGGTCATCCCCAAGGATCTGGCCTACGGTGACGCCGGCCAGGGCCAGGCGAAGGGTGACCTGGTGTTCGTAGTGGACATCCTCGGGGTCAAGTAG
- a CDS encoding FKBP-type peptidyl-prolyl cis-trans isomerase yields the protein MSFGQREFDRQKPEIDFPEGDVPTELVITDLIEGDGREAKAGDTVSTHYVGVAWSTGEEFDASWGRGAPLDFRVGVGQVIQGWDQGLLGMKVGGRRRLEIPSELAYGSRGAGGAIAPNEALIFVVDLVGVR from the coding sequence ATGTCGTTTGGACAGCGGGAATTCGACCGCCAGAAGCCCGAGATCGACTTCCCGGAAGGTGATGTTCCCACGGAACTCGTCATCACCGACCTCATCGAGGGTGACGGCCGCGAAGCCAAGGCAGGGGATACCGTCTCCACCCACTACGTCGGCGTTGCCTGGTCCACGGGCGAGGAATTCGACGCCTCATGGGGGCGCGGTGCACCGCTGGACTTCCGCGTCGGCGTCGGCCAGGTCATCCAGGGTTGGGACCAGGGCCTGCTGGGCATGAAGGTGGGCGGCCGCCGTCGCCTGGAGATCCCGTCAGAGCTGGCTTACGGCTCCCGTGGCGCCGGTGGGGCCATCGCACCCAACGAAGCCCTGATCTTCGTCGTGGACCTCGTCGGGGTCCGCTGA
- a CDS encoding helix-turn-helix transcriptional regulator has protein sequence MSLTRTERLLNLLIALLNTRYGLHRSELRDKVYHDTSGNDVAFGRMFERDKNDLRAMGFDVETLTDLGWSEDDPATTRYRIGKESNRLPDVELGPEEWTVLLLASQLWERAALGTAAQSALRKLQASGQLAEVELPAGVQPRIKPAGQAFDDIVAAMHAKHPVAFTYLAGSTGKEEERIVEPWGLGSRFGQWYLMGYDRARKAARQFRLSRLTSAVTTLPREQYEPPADFNIRAELERLPELPLRTAVVHVRKGHLLALRRRAVQEAAPQASGRPRGGYDQLVLEYRDPEVLAEELASYGPDALAVEPAVLVEAVRRRLQAAADFSAAPVPAYSFTDTRARTARKGTSEDQLKRMLQLVPFLVHNQGLHIQDVARHFGVTREELEADLRILICSGLPEGYPDDLLDIQWEDDHVFITQDLDLKKPVRFTVEEACALLTGLETLNGLPDLPGGGALESVTLKLLAAAGEEGLRAASIAGPQVAPEDAETHAIVRHAIESRSQLHLTYLSPQRDAVTERDVDPLRLYSLDNTWYLEAWCHLVDGLRNFRLDRVEDVHPNGAPASKAGERESGVPAKLFTPNDDDTIVTVQLTRQGRGLAEDYYAERTAELPDGGLVAEIRFGSTAWLPMFVAQHGGAVRILAPAEVADAARDWLAAALHTYAG, from the coding sequence GTGTCCCTAACCCGCACTGAACGACTCCTCAACCTGCTGATCGCGCTCCTCAACACCCGCTACGGGCTCCACCGCAGCGAGCTGCGCGACAAGGTTTACCACGACACCTCCGGCAATGACGTCGCATTCGGGCGCATGTTTGAGCGGGACAAGAATGACCTGCGCGCGATGGGCTTTGATGTTGAGACACTGACGGACCTGGGTTGGAGCGAGGACGATCCCGCTACCACGCGGTACCGGATCGGCAAGGAATCCAACCGGCTCCCTGATGTCGAGCTTGGGCCCGAGGAGTGGACCGTCCTCCTCCTGGCCTCCCAGCTTTGGGAGCGTGCCGCGTTGGGGACGGCAGCCCAAAGTGCACTGCGGAAGCTGCAGGCATCCGGGCAGCTGGCAGAGGTGGAGCTGCCCGCGGGGGTCCAGCCGCGGATCAAACCGGCGGGCCAGGCGTTCGATGACATCGTGGCAGCCATGCACGCCAAGCATCCGGTGGCCTTCACCTACCTGGCAGGCAGTACCGGCAAGGAGGAGGAACGGATCGTTGAGCCATGGGGCCTGGGCAGCCGCTTTGGCCAGTGGTACCTCATGGGTTACGACCGGGCCCGGAAGGCCGCGCGGCAGTTCCGGCTTTCCCGCCTCACCAGCGCCGTGACCACCCTGCCACGAGAGCAGTACGAACCGCCCGCCGACTTCAACATCCGCGCGGAGCTGGAACGCCTGCCTGAACTGCCGCTCCGCACCGCCGTCGTGCATGTCCGGAAAGGGCACCTGCTGGCCCTTCGCCGCCGGGCGGTCCAGGAGGCTGCCCCGCAGGCGTCCGGCCGGCCCCGTGGGGGCTATGACCAGCTGGTCCTGGAGTACCGCGACCCGGAAGTCCTGGCCGAGGAGCTGGCGTCCTACGGGCCGGACGCCCTGGCAGTGGAACCCGCCGTGCTCGTCGAGGCCGTACGCCGTCGGCTGCAGGCCGCGGCAGACTTCAGTGCCGCACCTGTCCCCGCCTACTCCTTCACCGATACCCGTGCACGGACTGCCCGGAAAGGGACCTCGGAGGACCAGCTCAAGCGGATGCTCCAACTGGTGCCGTTCCTGGTCCACAACCAAGGCCTCCACATCCAGGACGTCGCCCGCCACTTCGGCGTCACCCGCGAAGAGCTCGAGGCGGACCTCCGGATCCTCATTTGCTCCGGATTGCCCGAGGGCTATCCGGACGACCTGCTGGACATCCAGTGGGAAGACGACCACGTCTTCATCACCCAGGACCTCGACCTGAAAAAGCCAGTCCGGTTTACCGTGGAGGAGGCCTGTGCCCTGCTGACCGGGCTGGAGACACTCAATGGCCTGCCGGACCTGCCCGGTGGCGGGGCCCTGGAATCGGTCACCCTGAAGCTTCTGGCAGCCGCAGGGGAGGAAGGACTCCGCGCTGCCTCCATCGCCGGACCGCAGGTTGCTCCCGAGGACGCCGAAACGCACGCCATAGTCCGCCACGCCATCGAGTCCCGTTCCCAGCTCCACCTCACGTACTTGTCACCGCAACGGGACGCCGTGACGGAACGCGACGTTGACCCGCTCCGGCTGTACTCCCTTGACAACACCTGGTACCTCGAAGCCTGGTGCCACCTGGTGGACGGGCTGCGGAACTTCCGCCTGGACAGGGTAGAGGATGTGCACCCCAACGGGGCGCCCGCCAGCAAGGCGGGAGAACGGGAGAGCGGGGTCCCGGCCAAGCTGTTCACCCCGAACGACGACGACACAATCGTCACGGTCCAGCTCACCCGGCAGGGGAGGGGGCTGGCCGAGGACTATTACGCGGAGCGGACAGCCGAGCTTCCCGACGGCGGCCTGGTGGCAGAGATCCGGTTTGGAAGCACGGCTTGGCTGCCGATGTTCGTGGCCCAACATGGTGGCGCGGTCCGCATCCTGGCACCCGCTGAGGTAGCCGACGCGGCGCGGGACTGGCTGGCGGCAGCCCTGCACACTTACGCCGGATAG